The proteins below are encoded in one region of Corvus hawaiiensis isolate bCorHaw1 chromosome 3, bCorHaw1.pri.cur, whole genome shotgun sequence:
- the DLK2 gene encoding protein delta homolog 2 isoform X2 yields the protein MLRSFCLQLMSLIWILLAHHQLVQGDDCSERCNLAHGCCDQDGKCRCDPGWEGEYCEECVRMPGCLHGTCHQPWQCICHTGWAGKFCDKDIHICEHQSPCQNGAQCIYDRDGEYSCLCPEGFHGKDCEMKTGPCEKAGSPCKNGGQCQDENGFASNFTCRCLAGFVGALCEHDVDDCLMRPCANGATCRDGVNRFSCQCQVGFEGRFCTININDCASQPCKNGAKCYDRINDYDCLCPDRFSGKTCEISVPEPTWSPPYENAGAVKSTTSEMPGVTQPEPVRTVVTGRRVANHSEKEPGGGLLKISVKEVVTQRDSGLSEAQLVTVLVFGVLTAVLVLITVLLMLRNWQRGRQRSNWCQSPSQAARKLQDQECQVGMLNTILIEPRKTTEL from the exons ATGCTCAGGAGCTTCTGTCTCCAGCTCATGTCCTTGATTTGGATCCTCTTGGCCCATCACCAGCTTGTGCAAG GGGATGACTGCAGTGAGCGCTGTAATCTTGCCCACGGCTGCTGTGACCAGGATGGGAAGTGCAG gTGCGATCCAGGCTGGGAGGGGGAGTACTGCGAGGAGTGCGTGCGTATGCCGGGATGTCTTCACGGGACGTGCCACCAGCCTTGGCAGTGCATCTGTCACACCGGCTGGGCTGGCAAGTTCTGTGACAAAG acaTACACATCTGCGAACACCAGTCCCCATGCCAGAATGGGGCACAGTGTATCTACGATCGAGATGGGGAGTATTCCTGCTTATGTCCAGAAGGTTTCCACGGGAAGGACTGTGAGATGAAGACAGGGCCATGCGAGAAGGCAGG GTCTCCATGCAAAAATGGTGGGCAATGTCAAGATGAAAATGGCTTTGCCAGTAACTTCACCTGCCGGTGCCTCGCTGGCTTTGTGGGGGCTCTCTGTGAGCATGATGTGGACGACTGCCTGATGCGCCCCTGTGCCAATGGGGCCACCTGCCGCGACGGCGTTAACCGCTTCTCCTGCCAGTGCCAGGTGGGCTTTGAAGGGCGTTTCTGCACCATCAACATCAATGACTGCGCCAGCCAGCCGTGCAAAAATGGGGCAAAGTGCTATGATCGCATCAATGACTATGACTGCTTGTGTCCTGACCGTTTCTCTGGCAAAACCTGCGAGATCTCCGTCCCTGAACCCACCTGGTCTCCTCCCTACGAGAATGCCGGGGCTGTGAAAAGCACCACTAGTGAGATGCCGGGGGTGACACAGCCGGAGCCTGTCAGGACCGTGGTCACGGGGCGGCGTGTGGCCAACCACAGTGAGAAAGAGCCGGGGGGAGGGTTGTTGAAAATCTCTGTGAAGGAGGTGGTGACCCAAAGGGACTCAGGGCTGAGCGAAGCCCAGCTGGTGACAGTGCTGGTGTTCGGGGTGCTGACAGCAGTGCTGGTCCTCATCACTGTCCTGCTAATGCTGAGGAACTGGCAGAGAGGCCGTCAAAGGTCGAACTGGTGCCAAAGCCCTTCTCAGGCTGCAAGAAAGCTCCAAGACCAGGAGTGTCAGGTGGGCATGCTCAACACCATCTTGATTGAGCCAAGGAAGaccacagagctgtga
- the DLK2 gene encoding protein delta homolog 2 isoform X1, with protein sequence MKLKPPRSRERRLRSPQLGVHLGGATLTMLRSFCLQLMSLIWILLAHHQLVQGDDCSERCNLAHGCCDQDGKCRCDPGWEGEYCEECVRMPGCLHGTCHQPWQCICHTGWAGKFCDKDIHICEHQSPCQNGAQCIYDRDGEYSCLCPEGFHGKDCEMKTGPCEKAGSPCKNGGQCQDENGFASNFTCRCLAGFVGALCEHDVDDCLMRPCANGATCRDGVNRFSCQCQVGFEGRFCTININDCASQPCKNGAKCYDRINDYDCLCPDRFSGKTCEISVPEPTWSPPYENAGAVKSTTSEMPGVTQPEPVRTVVTGRRVANHSEKEPGGGLLKISVKEVVTQRDSGLSEAQLVTVLVFGVLTAVLVLITVLLMLRNWQRGRQRSNWCQSPSQAARKLQDQECQVGMLNTILIEPRKTTEL encoded by the exons ATGAAGCTGAAGCCTCCCAGATCTAGGGAGCGAAGATTAAGGTCCCCACAGCTGG gTGTTCATCTCGGTGGGGCCACACTGACCATGCTCAGGAGCTTCTGTCTCCAGCTCATGTCCTTGATTTGGATCCTCTTGGCCCATCACCAGCTTGTGCAAG GGGATGACTGCAGTGAGCGCTGTAATCTTGCCCACGGCTGCTGTGACCAGGATGGGAAGTGCAG gTGCGATCCAGGCTGGGAGGGGGAGTACTGCGAGGAGTGCGTGCGTATGCCGGGATGTCTTCACGGGACGTGCCACCAGCCTTGGCAGTGCATCTGTCACACCGGCTGGGCTGGCAAGTTCTGTGACAAAG acaTACACATCTGCGAACACCAGTCCCCATGCCAGAATGGGGCACAGTGTATCTACGATCGAGATGGGGAGTATTCCTGCTTATGTCCAGAAGGTTTCCACGGGAAGGACTGTGAGATGAAGACAGGGCCATGCGAGAAGGCAGG GTCTCCATGCAAAAATGGTGGGCAATGTCAAGATGAAAATGGCTTTGCCAGTAACTTCACCTGCCGGTGCCTCGCTGGCTTTGTGGGGGCTCTCTGTGAGCATGATGTGGACGACTGCCTGATGCGCCCCTGTGCCAATGGGGCCACCTGCCGCGACGGCGTTAACCGCTTCTCCTGCCAGTGCCAGGTGGGCTTTGAAGGGCGTTTCTGCACCATCAACATCAATGACTGCGCCAGCCAGCCGTGCAAAAATGGGGCAAAGTGCTATGATCGCATCAATGACTATGACTGCTTGTGTCCTGACCGTTTCTCTGGCAAAACCTGCGAGATCTCCGTCCCTGAACCCACCTGGTCTCCTCCCTACGAGAATGCCGGGGCTGTGAAAAGCACCACTAGTGAGATGCCGGGGGTGACACAGCCGGAGCCTGTCAGGACCGTGGTCACGGGGCGGCGTGTGGCCAACCACAGTGAGAAAGAGCCGGGGGGAGGGTTGTTGAAAATCTCTGTGAAGGAGGTGGTGACCCAAAGGGACTCAGGGCTGAGCGAAGCCCAGCTGGTGACAGTGCTGGTGTTCGGGGTGCTGACAGCAGTGCTGGTCCTCATCACTGTCCTGCTAATGCTGAGGAACTGGCAGAGAGGCCGTCAAAGGTCGAACTGGTGCCAAAGCCCTTCTCAGGCTGCAAGAAAGCTCCAAGACCAGGAGTGTCAGGTGGGCATGCTCAACACCATCTTGATTGAGCCAAGGAAGaccacagagctgtga